The DNA region GGAGCCCCGGCTTGCCGTCGCGCCAGGGGCGCGGGACCGGCGCCTCGTCGGCGCGCTCCAGCGCCAGGAACTGCCCCTCCCCGAGCGCCAGCCACACGCTCCGGTCGCCCCCGCCCTCCTCGCGCGGCCAGCGCCGCAGCACCTCGAGCCCCAGCACCTCCCGGTAGAACCGCTCGCACCGGGAGAGATCGGCGCACTGGATGGCGAGGTGGTGGAGGAGGGGCGGCACGCGCGGAGGGTAACCCCTCGCCCTGGCCGGACGCCACCACGGCCGTGGTAGCCTCGGCGGGCCGTGAGCCCCTCTCCGTTCCCCAGGCGACTGCTGGTGCTCTCCGAGGACGCCGCGCTGGCGGGCCTCGTCGCCGGCGCGGCGGTGCGGCTGGGCGCGGCCGCCGAGGCGGTGGGCAGCGGCCGGGCCGCGCTGCAGGCGCTGGCCCGCGGCGGCGCGCGCGCGGCGGTGCTGGACCTGCCGGTCGCCGACGTGGGCGCCGGCGAGCTGCTCGCGGCGTTCGGGCGCGCGGGCGTGCCGGCGCTGGTGGTGTCCGGCGTCTACCGCGGGCGGCAGGGCGAGGCGGCGCTGCGCCGGCTCGGCGCGCGCGAGGTGTTCGAGAAGCCCTTCGACGTGGACGCCCTGGCGGCCTCGGTGGCGCGCCGGCTCGGCACCCGGGCCACGCCGCCCGCGCCGGGGGAGGCGCCCGACGAGGTCACCGGCGCCCTGCCGCTCCCGCCCGGCGAGGGCGATCCCGCGCCGCTCGCGGCGCCGCCGCTGCCCGCGCTCGACCCGGCGCCGCCGGCCGCGCGCCCCGCCCCCCCCGCGGCGCACGACGCGTTCCTCACCCCGCTGCCCGAGACCCGGCACGCCCGCGCCACCGCGCCGGAGCCGTCGCCGGCGTCGTCGGGCGAGCTCTCGGCCACCCGGGCGCCGCGCCTGCTGGTGGCGCTGCACGTCGGCCAGGCCACCGGGGCGCTCACGCTCTCGCGCGGGCCGGTGCGCCGCATCGTGGTGGTCGAGCGCGGCGCGCCGGTGTACGCGGCCTCGAACGTGGCGGCCGAGCGGTTCGGCGCGGTCGCGGTGCGCCGCGGCGCCGTGACCGCCGAGCGGCTGGAGGCGCTCCGGCGCGCGGCCGCGCCCGGCGCGCGCACCTCGGACCTGCTGGTGG from Anaeromyxobacter dehalogenans 2CP-C includes:
- a CDS encoding VOC family protein → MPPLLHHLAIQCADLSRCERFYREVLGLEVLRRWPREEGGGDRSVWLALGEGQFLALERADEAPVPRPWRDGKPGLHLVALRIGPDERRAWEDRLEEAGVQVVHRTRWTIYVLDPEGNRIGLSHHPHDAGGGERP
- a CDS encoding DUF4388 domain-containing protein, producing MSPSPFPRRLLVLSEDAALAGLVAGAAVRLGAAAEAVGSGRAALQALARGGARAAVLDLPVADVGAGELLAAFGRAGVPALVVSGVYRGRQGEAALRRLGAREVFEKPFDVDALAASVARRLGTRATPPAPGEAPDEVTGALPLPPGEGDPAPLAAPPLPALDPAPPAARPAPPAAHDAFLTPLPETRHARATAPEPSPASSGELSATRAPRLLVALHVGQATGALTLSRGPVRRIVVVERGAPVYAASNVAAERFGAVAVRRGAVTAERLEALRRAAAPGARTSDLLVEAGAITPEQRVELLTGLVRAVAWSTFEWRDGTYAFQHGRPPAGRVPLRLDPAEVILEGIRRTATPERLREELPGAAHLAPVPDPAFELYALRLRPEEARLLALADGTKSVDDLLRLTELPERDARAFLAACRTLRVLDEVERVLASTRRIGFM